The following coding sequences lie in one Terriglobia bacterium genomic window:
- the rpsS gene encoding 30S ribosomal protein S19 — protein sequence MMRSQKKGPFIDDYLAKRIEAMNQRNEKKVLRTWSRRSTTIPEMVGHTIAVHNGKKFIPVYITENMVGHKLGEFSFTRQFKGHSMRAATEVAAKPAGVPGGPGAIVPSAPAAPAAPKA from the coding sequence ATTATGCGTTCACAAAAAAAAGGCCCCTTCATTGACGATTACCTGGCCAAGCGCATCGAGGCGATGAACCAGCGCAACGAGAAAAAGGTGCTCCGCACCTGGTCGCGGCGCTCCACCACCATCCCCGAGATGGTCGGCCACACCATCGCGGTGCACAACGGCAAGAAGTTCATCCCGGTGTACATCACCGAAAACATGGTCGGGCACAAGCTGGGCGAGTTCAGCTTCACGCGCCAGTTCAAGGGACACTCGATGAGGGCCGCCACCGAGGTCGCCGCCAAGCCGGCCGGCGTGCCCGGAGGCCCCGGAGCCATCGTGCCTTCGGCCCCCGCGGCCCCCGCGGCCCCTAAGGCGTAG